A genomic segment from Spinacia oleracea cultivar Varoflay chromosome 3, BTI_SOV_V1, whole genome shotgun sequence encodes:
- the LOC130470452 gene encoding uncharacterized protein, translated as MTGGSDVSVYVSLLGLSRPIYIFPYRVMRQYGLRQTIPFSDTVPPKVAAFSQARVLAWAKYYDGLPRWAVATNGFVGLSENYKLWMSSDDKAVRTEARNGEPAELLIPRIRVKYEGPDSAKPRTHGIKTVKARPDRKRKEVPPRSSFRPKKMHNMKGPAVVKRNASSREDRRRNNVWVRKAQPPVETSTSLVDDNNPSPTIVCALEAERAITENVSEALASLEVSVQELVLMEIDIGAAQKTVGVDPANIALYKTLFDDPEELE; from the coding sequence atgacggggggttctgatgtatcggtttatgtttctttgttggggctatctcggcccatttatattttcccttaccgagtcatgcgtcaatatggtttaaggcagactatccccttttctgatacggtaccacctaaagtagcggccttttcacaagcacgggttctagcgtgggctaagtattatgatggtctcccgcgttgggccgtggctacaaatggctttgtgggtctttctgaaaactacaagttgtggatgagctccgatgataaagctgtgaggaccgaggctcgaaatggggagccggctgagcttttgatacctcgtattcgtgttaagtatgagggtcctgattctgccaaacctcgtacccatggtattaagactgtgaaagctcgtcctgatcgaaagcgaaaggaagttcctccccgttccagtttcaggcctaaaaagatgcataacatgaaggggcctgctgttgttaaaagaaatgcaagctctcgcgaagatcgtcgccggaacaatgtatgggttaggaaggctcagccgcctgtagaaacatcgactagtctagttgatgataataatccttctcccaccattgtctgtgcccttgaggctgagcgggctataactgagaatgtttctgaagccttggcatctttggaagttagtgtccaggagctggttcttatggagattgatattggggcagcgcagaagactgtgggggtggatcctgcgaacattgccctctacaagactttatttgatgatccggaagaactagagtag